A single Rhodoligotrophos defluvii DNA region contains:
- a CDS encoding SUF system Fe-S cluster assembly protein yields the protein MSDNSLAAAAEAEATSAIPPEELARLTDDIIAALKTVYDPEIPVDIYELGLVYKVDIDDDRTVTVDMTLTAPGCPVAGDMPGWVENAINAVPGVAGTNVNLVFDPPWDQSRMSDEARAALNYW from the coding sequence ATGAGCGACAACAGTCTTGCCGCAGCGGCCGAAGCGGAAGCCACGAGTGCCATTCCGCCCGAGGAGCTGGCGCGGCTGACGGACGATATCATCGCCGCATTGAAGACGGTCTATGACCCGGAAATCCCGGTCGACATCTACGAGCTCGGCCTCGTCTACAAGGTGGATATCGACGACGACCGCACCGTGACGGTGGACATGACGCTCACCGCCCCGGGCTGTCCGGTGGCGGGCGATATGCCAGGCTGGGTGGAAAATGCCATTAATGCGGTCCCCGGCGTGGCCGGCACCAACGTGAACCTGGTGTTCGACCCGCCCTGGGACCAGAGCCGGATGTCGGACGAGGCGCGCGCCGCCCTGAACTACTGGTGA
- the sufA gene encoding Fe-S cluster assembly scaffold SufA, which yields MSTVQSRLRARPKAMTLTEAAAARLRELSTRADKPILGLRVGVKKGGCAGMEYTLDYATEQKPGDEVVEDKGAKIFIDPAAIMFLLGTEMDYKTTLLTSGFVFNNPNQTSACGCGESVAIAPAQAD from the coding sequence ATGAGCACAGTGCAATCGAGACTGCGGGCGAGGCCCAAGGCCATGACGCTCACCGAGGCGGCGGCAGCGCGCCTGCGCGAGCTTTCCACTCGCGCGGATAAGCCCATCCTCGGCCTGAGAGTCGGGGTCAAGAAGGGCGGCTGCGCCGGCATGGAGTACACGCTCGACTATGCGACCGAGCAGAAGCCGGGCGACGAGGTGGTGGAGGACAAGGGCGCCAAGATCTTCATCGACCCGGCGGCGATCATGTTCCTGCTCGGCACCGAGATGGACTACAAGACCACGCTGCTCACCTCGGGCTTCGTGTTCAACAATCCCAACCAGACCTCCGCCTGCGGCTGCGGCGAGAGCGTGGCCATCGCTCCGGCCCAGGCCGATTAG